A window from Deltaproteobacteria bacterium encodes these proteins:
- a CDS encoding acetyl-CoA C-acetyltransferase encodes MNTVVIASAVRTPIGNFMGGLSSLSATELGALVISEAVRRCGIAKEDVDEVIMGNVLPHGLGQNPARQALLMAELPVEVGAMTINKVCGSGLKAVMVAAHAIMAGDAEVVVAGGMESMSRAPYYLDRAREGYRLWDGKLIDAMVHDGLWDVVNDFHMGYTAELVSQKFQVSRDDQDRFAFQSNQRALKATAQGGFEAELLPVEIPQRKGASLVVDRDEGPRQPDLEAMARLKPVFKEDGTVTAGNASKISDGASALVVMSLKRAKELGVTPMAAVGAQASAGVELKDILVAPIKSIPKVLAKAGLSADRIDLFEINEAFAASTVAIIRELGLDPERVNVRGGAIAMGHPIGASGARVLTTLLYAMKDRDAKLGLASLCLGGGEAVSLIVER; translated from the coding sequence ATGAACACGGTGGTCATCGCCAGTGCGGTCAGAACGCCCATAGGGAACTTCATGGGAGGGTTGAGCAGTCTCTCCGCGACGGAACTGGGAGCTCTTGTGATCTCGGAGGCGGTCAGGCGATGCGGGATCGCAAAGGAAGACGTGGACGAGGTGATAATGGGGAACGTCCTGCCCCACGGGCTGGGACAGAATCCAGCCCGCCAGGCCCTGCTCATGGCCGAACTCCCTGTTGAAGTCGGTGCAATGACGATAAACAAGGTCTGCGGTTCAGGGCTGAAAGCGGTCATGGTGGCCGCTCATGCCATCATGGCGGGAGATGCCGAGGTCGTCGTTGCAGGGGGGATGGAGTCGATGAGCCGGGCCCCGTACTACCTCGACAGGGCCAGGGAGGGATACCGGCTCTGGGACGGAAAACTCATCGATGCAATGGTCCACGACGGCCTCTGGGACGTGGTCAACGACTTCCATATGGGGTACACGGCGGAGCTCGTCTCTCAGAAGTTTCAGGTCTCTCGAGATGACCAGGATAGATTCGCCTTCCAGTCGAACCAAAGAGCCCTGAAGGCGACAGCCCAGGGAGGCTTCGAGGCGGAGCTCCTGCCCGTCGAGATCCCGCAGAGAAAAGGGGCTTCTCTCGTTGTCGACAGGGATGAAGGGCCGAGGCAGCCGGACCTTGAGGCAATGGCCAGGCTCAAGCCGGTTTTCAAGGAGGACGGAACCGTCACGGCAGGCAACGCTTCAAAGATCAGCGACGGTGCAAGCGCCCTTGTGGTGATGTCTCTCAAAAGGGCAAAGGAACTCGGTGTAACCCCCATGGCCGCGGTTGGTGCCCAGGCATCGGCAGGAGTGGAACTCAAGGATATTCTGGTCGCCCCCATCAAGTCCATACCCAAGGTTCTGGCAAAGGCCGGTCTATCTGCAGACCGGATCGACCTTTTCGAGATCAACGAGGCCTTTGCAGCATCCACCGTGGCCATCATCCGGGAACTCGGGCTCGATCCTGAAAGGGTCAACGTGCGTGGGGGGGCGATCGCCATGGGACATCCCATCGGGGCAAGCGGCGCCAGGGTTCTGACGACTCTTCTTTACGCCATGAAGGATCGGGATGCAAAGCTCGGCCTGGCCTCTCTCTGTCTCGGCGGAGGTGAGGCGGTCTCGCTCATTGTGGAGAGGTAA